In Porphyromonas cangingivalis, a genomic segment contains:
- a CDS encoding nucleotide exchange factor GrpE has protein sequence MKEKKCTNDHEAQENLQAEVDEQTPVCDTPSEETDKEAGETDEMTSLKQQYDELKDSYLRLMAEYDNFRKRTLKEKAELIKSGGERVVTGFLEIADDIELAISNINGATSMEGVKEGVELIHSKFMSTMKSQGVVEIPTIGEEFDSERYEAVAMVPVTEPEQKGKIIDCIKKGYSLNDKVIRHPKVVVGN, from the coding sequence ATGAAAGAAAAAAAGTGTACTAACGATCACGAGGCACAGGAAAACCTTCAGGCTGAAGTGGATGAACAGACTCCCGTGTGTGACACCCCTTCTGAAGAAACCGACAAAGAGGCAGGAGAGACTGACGAAATGACGTCTCTCAAGCAGCAGTACGACGAACTGAAGGATTCTTATCTACGCCTTATGGCTGAGTACGATAATTTTAGAAAACGTACCCTCAAGGAAAAAGCCGAACTCATCAAGTCAGGAGGGGAGCGTGTCGTCACCGGATTCTTGGAGATTGCTGACGATATCGAGCTCGCGATCTCAAACATCAACGGTGCCACAAGCATGGAAGGGGTCAAAGAGGGTGTCGAGCTTATCCACTCCAAGTTCATGTCGACGATGAAGAGCCAAGGTGTGGTCGAGATCCCTACGATAGGTGAGGAGTTTGATTCCGAGCGTTATGAGGCCGTGGCGATGGTACCGGTGACAGAGCCTGAACAGAAAGGCAAGATCATCGACTGCATCAAGAAGGGCTACAGCCTCAACGATAAGGTGATCCGACATCCCAAGGTGGTCGTGGGTAACTAA
- the dnaJ gene encoding molecular chaperone DnaJ: MAEKRDYYEVLGVSKTATDEEIKKAYRKTAIKYHPDKNPGDKEAEEKFKEAAEAYEVLSDAQKRASYDRFGHRGVGGAAGGGFGGGGMSMEDIFSQFGNIFGGHFGSSFGGGFGGFGGFGGGRTVRPGSDIRVTVKMTLREILTGLDKKIKVKKKVHCSHCNGSGAESPSDVSTCTTCNGSGVVTRVQNSFLGQIQTQSECPTCNGTGEMITKKCHKCSGTGLENGEEVISFSIPAGVSGGMTLSVSDKGNAGPNGGPNGDLLVLIEEVEDPQFIRHGNDILYSLLLPLSTAILGDKVEVPTLDGKVKITIEPGTQPGKILRLRGKGLPTLRGYSTGDQLISVNVHIPSKLSAEDRKYIEAMNDHKSFVPTEEDQAEFIKAQRAKFERN, encoded by the coding sequence ATGGCAGAAAAAAGAGATTATTACGAAGTCCTCGGTGTCTCCAAGACGGCGACAGATGAGGAGATAAAGAAAGCATACCGTAAGACGGCAATCAAGTATCACCCGGACAAGAATCCCGGAGACAAAGAAGCCGAGGAGAAGTTCAAAGAGGCAGCAGAGGCTTATGAGGTGCTCAGCGATGCTCAGAAGCGTGCTTCGTACGATAGATTCGGACACAGAGGTGTCGGAGGTGCTGCCGGTGGAGGCTTCGGCGGTGGGGGGATGTCCATGGAGGATATCTTCTCACAGTTTGGCAACATCTTTGGTGGGCATTTTGGTAGCAGCTTCGGTGGCGGTTTCGGTGGTTTTGGCGGTTTTGGTGGTGGGCGTACGGTCCGCCCCGGTAGCGATATCCGCGTCACCGTCAAGATGACTTTGCGTGAGATCCTTACGGGACTTGACAAGAAGATCAAGGTCAAGAAGAAAGTGCATTGCTCTCACTGTAACGGCTCCGGGGCTGAGTCTCCATCGGATGTATCCACCTGTACGACTTGTAATGGCTCCGGTGTTGTGACAAGAGTGCAAAACAGCTTCCTTGGTCAGATACAGACACAGTCAGAGTGCCCTACTTGTAACGGTACGGGTGAGATGATCACCAAGAAATGTCATAAGTGCTCGGGGACAGGACTCGAAAATGGAGAAGAGGTCATCTCCTTCTCTATCCCAGCCGGTGTCAGTGGTGGCATGACCCTCAGTGTCTCCGATAAGGGTAACGCAGGGCCTAATGGTGGTCCCAATGGCGATCTCCTTGTCTTGATCGAAGAGGTCGAAGATCCACAGTTCATCAGACATGGCAACGATATTCTTTACAGCCTTCTTCTTCCGCTGTCGACAGCTATCCTCGGTGACAAGGTCGAGGTCCCTACACTCGACGGAAAGGTCAAGATCACGATCGAGCCCGGGACTCAGCCCGGCAAGATCCTAAGGCTTAGAGGCAAGGGGCTCCCTACGCTCAGAGGCTACTCTACGGGGGATCAACTCATTTCCGTCAATGTTCATATTCCATCGAAACTCTCTGCTGAGGATCGTAAGTATATCGAGGCGATGAATGATCACAAGTCTTTTGTCCCCACCGAGGAGGATCAGGCAGAGTTCATCAAGGCGCAGCGTGCAAAGTTTGAGCGCAATTGA
- the gmd gene encoding GDP-mannose 4,6-dehydratase — MQKKALITGITGQDGSFLAEFLLEKGYEVHGIIRRSSSFNTGRIEHLYLDEWVRDMKRKKLINLHYGDMTDSSSLIRIIQHIRPHEIYNLAAQSHVKVSFEVPEYTAETDAVGTLRLLEAVRILGLERETRIYQASTSELYGKVQEVPQSETTPFYPCSPYAVAKQYAFWITKNYRESYGMFAVNGILFNHESERRGETFVTRKITLAVARIAAGLQDKLYLGNLNALRDWGYARDYVECMWLMLQHDEPEDFVIATGEQHSVREFCDKAFACVGITLRWEGTGVDEKGIDTATGRVLIEVDSKYFRPSEVETLLGDPSKAKKLLDWDPSKTSFDTLVRLMVDSDIEYIKGHSVHRL, encoded by the coding sequence ATGCAGAAAAAGGCACTAATCACGGGTATCACGGGACAGGATGGGTCCTTCTTGGCGGAGTTTCTCCTCGAAAAAGGCTATGAGGTACACGGCATCATCCGTCGCTCCTCCTCATTCAACACCGGGCGCATCGAGCACCTTTACCTCGACGAGTGGGTCAGGGACATGAAGCGGAAGAAGCTCATCAACCTCCACTACGGAGACATGACGGACAGTTCGTCCCTCATCCGCATCATTCAGCACATCCGCCCCCACGAGATCTACAACCTCGCAGCGCAGAGCCATGTCAAAGTCAGTTTCGAAGTACCGGAGTATACTGCCGAAACGGATGCTGTCGGCACGCTTAGGTTGCTTGAGGCGGTGAGGATCCTCGGACTTGAGCGAGAGACGAGGATCTATCAAGCCTCGACATCGGAGCTTTATGGCAAGGTGCAGGAAGTCCCGCAGAGCGAGACCACCCCATTTTATCCTTGCTCGCCTTATGCCGTGGCGAAGCAGTACGCCTTCTGGATCACAAAGAATTATAGAGAGAGCTATGGGATGTTTGCCGTCAATGGCATCCTCTTCAACCACGAGAGCGAGCGTCGTGGGGAGACCTTCGTCACCCGAAAGATCACCCTTGCCGTAGCTCGTATAGCCGCCGGGCTTCAGGACAAACTCTATCTCGGCAACCTCAACGCCCTCCGTGACTGGGGGTATGCACGAGACTATGTCGAGTGTATGTGGCTCATGCTTCAGCACGATGAGCCGGAAGACTTCGTCATCGCCACCGGCGAACAGCACTCGGTACGTGAGTTTTGCGACAAAGCCTTTGCTTGCGTGGGCATCACCTTGCGCTGGGAAGGCACAGGAGTGGATGAGAAGGGTATAGACACCGCCACCGGTCGTGTACTTATAGAGGTAGATTCGAAGTACTTCAGACCAAGCGAGGTGGAGACTCTGCTGGGCGACCCCTCAAAGGCAAAAAAACTCTTGGACTGGGATCCCTCAAAGACTTCTTTCGACACCCTTGTCCGACTCATGGTCGACAGCGATATCGAGTATATCAAGGGGCACAGCGTACACAGACTCTAA
- a CDS encoding GDP-L-fucose synthase family protein — protein sequence MDKDSKIYVAGHRGLVGSAIWHNLQSKGYTHLIGRTHAELDLMDPAAVRDFFDHERPEYVILAAAHVGGIMANNVYRADFIFNNIQIQQNVIGESFRHGVKKLLFLGSTCIYPREASQPIAETELLTAPLEYTNEPYAIAKIAGLKLCESFNIQYGTNFIAVMPTNLYGPNDNFDLERSHVLPAMIRKIHLAHCLSHSDMDAIRRDLTRRPVEGIDGQASDEAITTLLEKYGITAERVNLWGSGAPLREFLWSEDMADASVFVMEHVDFKDTYTDPKEIRNCHLNIGTGKEISIKTLSETIRRTVGYEGEIHFDTSKPDGTMRKLTDVSKLHNLGWLHSVELEEGISRLYRWYLEN from the coding sequence ATGGACAAGGACTCAAAGATATATGTCGCCGGTCATCGTGGACTCGTGGGCTCGGCGATATGGCACAACCTCCAATCAAAAGGCTACACCCACCTGATCGGTCGCACCCATGCCGAATTGGACCTCATGGATCCTGCTGCAGTACGTGACTTCTTCGACCATGAACGTCCCGAATACGTCATCCTCGCCGCCGCTCATGTGGGTGGCATCATGGCCAACAATGTCTACCGTGCGGACTTCATCTTCAACAACATTCAGATCCAACAGAATGTGATCGGCGAGAGCTTCCGTCATGGGGTGAAGAAGCTACTCTTCTTGGGCAGCACCTGTATCTATCCTCGGGAAGCATCTCAGCCGATAGCGGAGACCGAGCTCCTCACCGCCCCCCTCGAATACACCAACGAACCCTATGCCATAGCAAAGATCGCAGGGCTCAAGCTCTGCGAGAGCTTCAACATACAGTATGGCACGAACTTCATCGCAGTCATGCCGACCAACCTCTACGGTCCTAACGACAACTTCGACCTTGAGCGAAGCCATGTCTTGCCTGCGATGATCCGCAAGATACACCTCGCTCACTGTCTCTCACACTCAGACATGGATGCCATCCGCAGAGACCTCACACGTCGACCGGTGGAGGGCATCGACGGTCAAGCCTCGGACGAAGCCATCACCACCCTCTTGGAGAAGTACGGCATCACGGCCGAAAGAGTCAATCTGTGGGGATCGGGGGCTCCCCTGAGAGAGTTTCTTTGGAGCGAAGACATGGCAGACGCATCGGTATTTGTCATGGAGCATGTGGACTTCAAGGACACGTACACCGACCCGAAGGAGATACGCAACTGCCACCTCAATATCGGTACGGGCAAAGAGATATCCATCAAAACGCTCTCGGAGACGATCCGTCGCACGGTAGGATACGAAGGAGAGATACACTTCGACACCTCGAAGCCCGACGGCACGATGCGCAAGCTCACCGATGTCTCCAAGCTCCACAATCTGGGTTGGCTCCACTCGGTCGAACTCGAGGAGGGCATCTCACGCCTCTATCGCTGGTACTTGGAGAACTGA
- the pnp gene encoding polyribonucleotide nucleotidyltransferase, with protein MMNVITKTIQLADGRNITIETGKLAKQADGSVTVRMGNTVLLATVCAAKDANPGVDFMPLQVEYKEKFSAIGRFPGGFTRREGRASDYEILTCRLVDRALRPLFPDDYHAEVFVNIILFSADGVDMPDALAGLAASAALAVSDIPFNGPISEVRVARLEGKFVVNPTFEQLEKADMDIMVGATIDNIMMVEGEMDEVQEADLLEAIKVAHEAIKDQCRVQLELQEAVGKTVKRTYCHEENDEELRADVRAKCYDKAFAVAMSGTDKHARAEAFEAIITEYKASFSEEDLEAKGGMIARYYHDVEKEAMRRAILDHGKRLDGRDTRTIRPIWTEVDCLPGPHGSSIFTRGETQSLTTVTLGTKSDEKLVDDVLNYGKERFLLHYNFPPFSTGEARPQRGVGRREIGHGNLAHRALKRMLPEKYPYVVRVMSDILESNGSSSMATVCAGTLALMDAGVPMKRPVSGIAMGLISENKGQNYAILSDILGDEDHLGDMDFKVTGTKDGITATQMDIKVDGLSYEILENALAQAKEGRLHILGKITECMAEPREDLKPHAPRIESLTIPKEFIGAVIGPGGKIIQSMQEESGATINIEEVDGVGVIEISSNNKASIDKALGMISAIVVVPEVGKTYLATVKSVMPYGVFVEFLPGKEGLLHISEVDWKRYEAIEETGLDTGAKVDVKLLEIDPKSGKFRLSRKATIEKPEGYEERPPRRNNGEGRPPRRNGNDKNYKSE; from the coding sequence ATGATGAACGTAATCACAAAAACCATCCAACTTGCCGATGGTCGCAACATTACGATTGAGACCGGCAAACTTGCCAAGCAAGCTGATGGTTCCGTAACGGTTCGCATGGGCAACACCGTTTTGTTGGCAACCGTTTGTGCTGCTAAAGACGCCAATCCGGGCGTTGATTTTATGCCTCTTCAGGTAGAGTATAAGGAGAAGTTCTCCGCCATCGGACGTTTTCCCGGAGGTTTTACCCGTCGTGAGGGTAGGGCTTCGGACTACGAAATCTTGACTTGTCGTCTCGTCGACAGAGCTTTGCGTCCCCTCTTCCCTGATGACTATCACGCTGAAGTATTTGTAAACATTATACTATTCTCCGCCGACGGTGTGGATATGCCTGATGCGCTTGCAGGTCTTGCAGCATCGGCTGCTCTTGCGGTGTCGGATATCCCATTCAACGGTCCTATCTCCGAAGTGAGAGTGGCTCGATTGGAGGGTAAGTTTGTCGTCAATCCTACATTCGAACAGCTCGAAAAGGCCGACATGGACATCATGGTCGGTGCCACCATCGACAATATCATGATGGTCGAGGGTGAGATGGACGAAGTGCAGGAGGCGGATCTCCTCGAAGCGATCAAGGTGGCGCACGAAGCGATCAAGGATCAGTGCCGTGTGCAGCTCGAACTTCAGGAGGCTGTGGGTAAGACCGTCAAGCGTACTTACTGCCACGAAGAAAATGATGAAGAACTCCGTGCGGATGTCCGTGCGAAGTGCTACGATAAGGCTTTTGCCGTGGCGATGTCGGGTACTGACAAGCATGCGAGAGCAGAGGCTTTTGAAGCGATCATCACCGAGTACAAGGCTTCGTTCTCCGAAGAAGATCTCGAAGCTAAGGGCGGCATGATTGCTCGTTATTATCACGATGTCGAGAAGGAAGCGATGCGTCGTGCCATCCTCGACCATGGTAAGCGTCTCGATGGTCGTGACACTCGTACCATCCGTCCTATCTGGACAGAGGTGGACTGTCTCCCCGGTCCTCACGGCTCGTCGATCTTCACTCGCGGTGAGACTCAGTCACTCACCACAGTGACCCTCGGTACAAAGTCGGATGAGAAACTCGTCGACGATGTGCTCAACTATGGTAAGGAAAGATTCCTCCTTCACTACAACTTCCCTCCATTCTCTACGGGCGAAGCTCGTCCACAAAGAGGGGTAGGCCGTCGTGAAATCGGTCACGGTAATCTTGCTCACCGAGCTCTCAAGCGTATGCTCCCTGAGAAGTACCCTTACGTGGTACGTGTCATGAGTGACATCCTTGAGTCGAATGGTTCGTCTTCGATGGCGACAGTCTGTGCCGGTACGCTTGCCCTCATGGATGCAGGTGTGCCTATGAAGCGTCCCGTGAGCGGTATCGCAATGGGTCTTATCTCTGAGAATAAGGGTCAGAACTATGCCATCCTCTCCGACATCCTCGGTGACGAAGACCACTTGGGCGATATGGACTTCAAGGTGACAGGTACCAAGGATGGTATCACTGCCACTCAGATGGACATCAAGGTGGACGGACTTTCGTACGAAATCCTTGAGAACGCTCTCGCACAAGCTAAAGAGGGACGTCTCCACATCCTTGGTAAGATCACAGAGTGTATGGCTGAGCCTCGCGAGGATCTCAAGCCTCATGCTCCACGTATCGAGTCGCTCACTATTCCGAAAGAATTTATCGGTGCTGTCATCGGCCCTGGTGGTAAGATCATCCAGAGCATGCAGGAAGAGAGTGGTGCTACCATCAATATCGAAGAGGTTGACGGTGTCGGTGTCATCGAGATCAGCAGTAACAACAAGGCTTCTATCGACAAGGCTCTCGGCATGATCAGTGCTATCGTCGTCGTCCCTGAAGTCGGTAAGACTTACCTCGCTACGGTGAAGTCTGTGATGCCTTACGGGGTATTTGTCGAATTCTTGCCGGGTAAGGAAGGTCTCCTTCATATCTCCGAAGTGGACTGGAAGCGTTACGAAGCTATCGAAGAGACAGGCCTCGATACGGGTGCAAAGGTCGATGTCAAGCTCCTTGAGATCGATCCTAAGAGTGGTAAGTTCAGACTCTCGCGTAAGGCTACCATCGAGAAGCCTGAAGGCTACGAAGAGCGTCCTCCTCGCCGTAATAATGGCGAAGGTCGTCCTCCTCGTCGTAACGGTAACGATAAGAATTACAAATCCGAGTAA